Below is a genomic region from Vitis riparia cultivar Riparia Gloire de Montpellier isolate 1030 chromosome 5, EGFV_Vit.rip_1.0, whole genome shotgun sequence.
TAAGTTCCTGTCTTTATACTCTCTATGAATCAATAAGCCGATCCATGACCAACTTGACAACCGCGGGAGCATCAACTGTGACTGCCACCTTGACTGTGGGTTTGTCAGTCCATTCGGTGACTTCAGCAAACCTGGTTTGTTTCAAAATGGTAAAACACATGATTCAGTGAAGAGGATACAAAGAGGGTAATATGACACTGAACTCTAAGATCTAGCTGCTGCATGTTTTAGGAACAGTAAGATCTTGTTCCTTGCAAGCAGGAAGAGTGACTCACTCAAGCAGGCATCACGAAAGCAAGCTACAGTTTTCAGTTCCTTTTGTTCTCTCTCCATATCTAATATATGTCTTCTCCAAAAAGGCATTACGTTTGGAGACAAAACAGAATTCTTAAATTCTTATTCACAGATGttaaaaatggatttcaaaaaacaattcaatttatttattttctgttacaaaaaaaaaaaaatcttcactAGTTGGTTTCATCAGTGTCCTACTCAATAATAGCAGACCATGCTGTATCTCTGAAATAAGTAAGAATTGTAATAAATAGCATGCTTTAAAAAGATTGAATTTAAATGAAGCAGAGCAACCTTGAAATTAGGTAAGTAAGAATTGTAGACATGATCAATAAGTCTAGGAATACACCCTAATCCTGGAGCAAATTCTTAATGGCATCtggaaaccaaatgaaaatgaaattaaactgTTAATACTTTCCAGCATTAAAATAGtctatctattttatttccacTGATTTTGATCCACACTGTTTCTTCTTTCCCTTAAACATCAACTTCCCTTAAAATTGGTTCGAGATATCAAGAAAGcatctaatttttaataaactggCATTTTTCCTATCATTTTTGTGATTTTAGTTTCAATCCATTTATGCAACAACACTACTAATAATCACAATCgatcattttgttttcatgtgATTTCCAAGACCCAAAAAAAGAAGTTATGATTTTAAGTGGACAGATAATCTACCTCTTTTGTTTGTTATAAAATAGTGTAAGGCCCCTAGTGATGCCACTTGTTTGTACTCTAACAACACCTTCTGTGTAAGTGATCAGTGAGGGATTAACAGCAGCAAGAAGGGCTGTTGGATCATGGAGATAAACACCTACAAAAAGCCCAAACTATCATCAGCATGTCAATGAAACTAACATCAGCATGTCAAATGATCATGTTCCTACTAATTATCAGGGTTCCACTACCCCATTTCAATAAACAAACCTTTGGTGTTGTATGCATCGCGATGATAAGAGAAATAGACCTCTAAGATCTTGCACAGGTACTGGGCAAATTTCCCATTGGACTGTGCCAGCTTTTCTCGATCAGCATCTACAACATTCAGACATGCATCAGAATCAattcaaagagaaagaaaatgaactgTTTCCATTctataaaggaaaaaatgttCCTACTGTATGGATATATGAGATTACAAAGGTCACCTGTCAATACAACTTGATGGGTAACATTTATCCCCACAGCCAGAATGTCTGCTCCACTTGTGAATACAATATCTGCAGCTTCTGGATCGCAAAATATCTGATCATTCCATCCAGAGACCAAAGAggattagagagagagagagagagaatagtATCACAATGTAGGTAGGAAGAATGGAGATTGCTTCAGAAGGTTTAGTTTCAAAgcttatttataaaagaaataattgcaGAAATAGATAAACTTCAGCACAGGTTATGCTCAACCATGATACCTCCCACCCTCCTGCCTCTTGACTACGAATGAAGAAACAACAAACATGTTAAACCGAAGCAGTTTAGACAAGTCTTGTTACTAGACCTGCGAGACAGAATTATAGCAAACCCACCACATCTACTATAATCCAATGAAGagttaaaaactaaaaatgcaTAATGGGGATGCTATAGTAAGACATATTGTGGGCCTTTAGAGGTCACATTGATGCCATTTTGTATCCATGCACACAGATTTGAAAAACTTACATTGGCCTCAGCTGCTGGATTCACATTCCCATTTACAGCAAAAGCACCACCAAGAAGAACAATCTGCCCAATGTTTTTGGAAAACCCAGGATCTAGTTCAATAGCCTGTAACCAATAGTAGATATGTTACGAAATGTTAAAAGGTGGAACTTACATTCAAAACCCATGCCAAATGATCAAGTCCCTGACCAGTGCAATATTTGTAAGTGGACCCAGTGCCACCACTGTGACTTTTCCAGGATAAAGTTTAGCTTGCTCGATAAGAAAAGCAGCTGCTGACTGTTCAATTGGCTTTCCTGCTGGTGGAGGGAAGTTTTGGTTTCCAAGTCCATCCGCACCATGGACAAAATCAGCAATACGGAGTTTTGTACCTTTCTTCacaaaacgaaaaaaaaaaaaaaacagagataGTCATGAGCCACACAACCCAGAGCACAAAATTAGTTGTATAATTTAACTTGTGCAGGTGTATTTTCCATTTTGTGGCTAAGAGTTTCATCACTAGTCATGAGTTCCAAAGTAGGgctaacataaaaaaaaattggtaaattATCCACAAAGGTAAGCAAACTATTCAAtgaattaagtaaaataaactTGATATGTCTGTAAGCTAAAAAAGACTCAGATTTCACAGTTCTTCAAACAGAAACACCAGTAAGGCACGTAACAAGTGGTGGAAACCAATTCCACTCCAAACTTCAACGAAAAATTTTCAACAGATCAGCACCAAACATGGCATAATCACATAACCAAAAAAGTGGTGGAATGCTAAAAGATGAGCGCATACAGTTATTGTCACATGAGATCCTTCAGCCACTGGGATATCTGTCCTCCCCGCGATCTCCAACTAAACCCATAAACACAAAAATCACACTCAATATTATTACTTGATCAAAATTTCAATCTCAGACAGAGAGTACTGATTCAAATCAACAAGATGAAAACTACTCTAAAGCTATTAGAAAACGTAAGTAACAGCGATTCATAAAGTCTCAATAGGATTGATTACGATTACACACAAGAAACTTACCAAATGTAAAGCATTTCTAGTGGCCAGAGTGGTGTAGACGTTGCCGTAGATGGTAGTGAGTCCGATGACGTCCACTTCGGGTGACTGCAGAGCCACAAATATGGCCATGGCATCATCTGAAGATGCATAAATCGAAAGAGGGATAAACCGAGTGAATTAGGGCAGATTATTACAGAGAGAAATGGATTAAAATTGAGATTTTGGAGTGACGATCCGTTTGGCTGAGCAAAGGAAGGCAGCATACCGATCCCAGGGTCTGTGTCAATGATAATCTTCTTGGGTTCCGCCATGGCGAGGAGATGAATTGTACCAAAACGTAACAGCAGAGGATCCGATTAAACGCCTGTGAGTCTCCAACCCGAAGGTTACAAAAAAGAGGACCGtttaatggaatttgattcaaataaaatattaaaaataatacacatCTCGCGTAGCGTTACCAAAAGTGTCTTCCAACGAAGTggactttttatttaaataatactaGCCATAAATTATAATGCACACGCGACACGTGtcaaacaataataattattttaattttgtttacataataatataataatttaaaatttgtataaatttttaattaattttaattgtatttgattttttttatattttttttaagagtacaataaaacataaacacgtgttttttaatttaatacttttcaaaaaccaaacataattttaatgttGTAcaatgacatatatatatatatatatatatatatatatataaacatcttTAAGGGTTCTCAATCACCTATCATCCAATGCTTTTAAGACTATTCAACtaacaaaacatttttcaatcaaaccttttatcattaaaaataataaaacttacatattttttcatttatattaagAAGTTATGCTCTAACgtttttcttattaaataaaaataaataaataaaaacacttgTTATCCAAATCCGAAACCATTATTACaccttatcaatattttaaaaattagatcgattattgaattgaaaaagttaGTAGTTCAATTTAAAAGTTATATGATTGAATTGTGACCAAATAACATTGACTGAACGAGACAGTTTATGTAAGTTAACGGTCCAATCCTGGattcaaactaaaatatatgaCATGTGTGATTAATCCCTTATTTGTACAGGCTTCAGTGACCATTTTAATCTGGATGGTTGACATTTTGATTGGCGTTTAAATGAAAAGGTAAGGGGTCCGaagaaaagataatataaaagaTGGCATAACTgtaaaatgagaaggaaagttggggtgaaaataaaagaaagaaagaaatgaagggtgTCCGCATCCCTCCAAGTCctgtttcaaaatcattttctttctttccaaacagGCAGCAGTAGCAGCAGGGAAGTGCAGATCTTGCTCTTTAATTTTGTCTACTTTCCCATGTTTACACAATGAACCTACCCCCACCACCCCCActatcatcatcctcatcatcaacttcaacttcaaagttgcaaaacaagTGGTCTCCAGCACCGGCAGATCTGAAGATGGACCGGAGAAAGAAGCAGAGGCCTCGAAACCCTTTGAAGGATCTCAACCACGTTGCCACCACCATTTCCAGCACCAactcctcctcctcttcttcccAGTCTATTGAAGTCCCTAGAGGCTGTCTCCGCTTCCTTCTTTctaattcttcttcttccaaatcCCCCCGTTACAGGCCTAAAGCGCTCTCCAAAACCCCCAAATCGGCCCCAAATGCCCGGATTTCGAAACCCTCTAAATCTAAACCCCGAAAGGAGAACATCCCAAAACGTGCAGTTGGAGATGAGCTTCATAAGCCTAAGAAAAACCCACCTTGCCTCTACCAGTGGCAGTCAAGAGGTCCCCATAAGACAAAGCCGAATGCTAATTCAGATAAAATATCATCTGGGTCTGAAGATTTGAAGCAGAAGGGGTGCTTGGTGAGGGGAGTTGATGAGGCTGGTGAGGCTATTCAGGCCAGCCTGAGAGGTGTTGCCGATGAAAATTCTACTCCTGTGAGTAAGTTACCATCTGGGTCTAGTTTGGATTTTGCATTTGATAAGGCTGTGGAAGAGAACTCAAATGGTAGCAACAATAAAACACCTCCTGTTCAGCCCTCAGTATCTCCAGAGATACAATGTGGGTCATCTCTGATGGCCATAACGCCTGCTTGTTATGGTGCAGGCCACGTTCTTTCTGGGGTCACTGATAAGAGGAAATGCAGGGCTAGGGGGATCCTTACAATAGGGGAAAATCATATGCTAAGCTTTGATAAATGTAAGGCTTTTGATAATGATGTTCAAAGTGGTGTAGGTTCTGTTGACGATTCTAGAGTATCTGTGGTCCCTTTACCTACTGAAGCCTCAATGCATTGGCTCTTATCTCCTCAAGGCAAGAAGGATGAGAATCTGAAGGAAGGTTCTGAAAACCCATGTGGAAGGTTGGCTTTGTCTCCTTCTCCGCTTTCAGATATGTGTAATTTTAGTGACAAAACTACTAACACCATTACTAGTAGTAGTAGTATTGATAGGAGGAGTAGGAAGTCTCTGCTTTCGCCAAATGGGCTCCATGAATTTCAAGGGTTTCCAGGGTCTTTATCTGATTACATGGTTGGTTGTTCTTCCTTGTCTCCACTACATGTTACACCTTGTTGCAAGGCACAAGAAGAGATAAAGTACCGGTATAGCCTTGTTGAGGAAAGTACTCCAATATCCATGAGAACTGATTCATTGGGTAGTGGGAATGTTATTCAAACTCCACAATCAGATTCAAGTTCAGATAGGCATGCTGGGTCGACTTTGTTAAATGCAGATGTCTGTAAGGACCGACAATTTGAATCTGAGCTTGACTCATTGGCAGAAGTTCTTCAGATGACAAGCTTTTCTCCAAAGAGTCATATATCAATGTGGGATCCATCTGGCTTGAGTTCCCAGTTTGATCAACTGCCTACACCTTATAATTCAATCGACCTTAGCCGACTTCAAAAGACGTTGGAGAGGGCTTCTTGGAATTCTAGTTCTACATTAGAGAATGTGTCACATTCTCAGATGAGGATATCATGGAGAGAAGGTTTAATCAGTCGGATTTTTGAGATGGATGAGTTGGATTGCTGCAGATGCTTATCTGATGAAGAGGAAGATGCTAATGGCTGCAGTGATGACCAGCTTAAATCCCATCTAAGTCCTGGACTCAATGTTGATGTAGGGAATGATCAGATTTTAACCGCAGATTTTGGGTCTTCAAAATTCTTAGATTGTAAACCAGGTGCTGATAGAAAAGGCAAAGAAAAGCTTCTTCCTCAGAGACCAATTGCTTGTGCAGAGTCCGTAAGCACTGATGGCGGTGGCCTGGTCGCTTCAGGGGATTCAGACTGGACCTTATGCTACAAGAACCATTTGtttgaagaataatttattgCATTTGTTTTTCTTCGTTTCTTTAGTAAGTGCAGCTAAACTTAGGTCAAAGTGGTTTTCTCTTGGTGGTAATCAATAGTAGCCACTCAAGAATCACTTatgtattctattttttttttccctgtaaTTTGATGTTCAATTGTGTTTCACAAAATTTCtttcatatattatattttctcttcATTCCATTGTATGGAATGCATCTATACGTGTTTTCTGCTCTGAAACTGAAACTAGAGACCAATTTATTGGAGGATCAGACAAAGGTTAATTGATTTAACAGGTGCTAAACAAAATGTGATAAGCGCTTCTGTACTCACCTAGTTACTCCTATTAGGCAGTAGTTTGAGTAATCAAATTGCTTTCACTATTTACGATCATCCCTTATGATACCTGGGATATTTATCTTCAACACACGGTATTAAAATGCATTGGTAGGAAAGACTGCTAAACTCTGACTTGCTGATATAGATATGTCATTTTATATAACAATACCTGGTTATTGGCTTGAAACCAATAGAACCTGGCACAGGGTTCTGTAGTATGCAGATTAAGGATAGGTATGCAGTGCCAGTTTGCTGCTTTGAACATGGTATAGTGGGCAAAGCTTATTTAGATTACACAATTGGAATGTGTTAAACCAGCAAGGGGAAGACCTTACTAGGATAGAATCTCCACTTAAATTACCTGAACTAGGaattttagaactttttttttacttttgatgtACTAAACCCCAACCCCCCCCTCTTAGCTTTCTGTTTCCTAAGAAAGCCCAGTTTCCTGATTCCAATCAGTTACAGGAAGTCCAGTATTATAATTTGCTTGTTTTGTTAGAAATCTACATTTTTCTTAAGGGTAGAACCCAATTCACCAAAATTTAGCAAGGAAATTGCTTGTAACTGAACAAAATCATGTTTAGGTGAATCTTCGCTAGCATTAATAAGATGGGAACACCTATGGATTTCCTCTAATTTAGTTCTATTAGGTGTTTGGATGTGTCtgtatttcttttccttaaCATGTTTTGTAAGAAGAAAACAACTATTATCACTTATGTCTGCTCATTTATTCATAGAAAACTGTTCTATGTGTTTTCATCCTGATTTCTATCTGGTTGAAGGCTGTAAAGTTCATGATGAACACAATTCACAGGTTTTCACTTACTTTTTAGCCCTGACAGGGAAGGaactcatttttctctttacttAACTGTTCAAAAGAGAATGATTTGTGCTTTTTATTTCCTACCATCTTCTGATATGTTAATTTGAAATATAGTGCAATAGACAATAGTAGTCATGTTCGAATGCCATAGgtgcttgggtgaatgcactataaggtagGGTATGCACATTTCTTGatagcaattgcttttaggagagttggtagcgtttgaggtcctacaagtggtattagagtCAAGGTCATGGGTTCGAATCCCAGGGGTGTTGCTGGGAGGAGATTCTTGGCAGATTGGAGGTTGGtcgcgtccatcaactccccttatGTTCAATTGCCATGGGCACTTGGGTGAATGCGCACTATAAGGCTAGGGCATGTGCCTTTCCTGATAgtaattgcttttaggagagttggtagcgtcTGAGGTCCTACAAGTCACAATCCATTTGTGTTTAATTagtaaaacaaatagaaaaacaatttaGTGATCCACACAGAAGTACTTTGATGGAATATCCAAAAACCATTGTAATAATTGATAATATGtctataaaaaatagttctcgCTATTTTTCCCTGTGATGCATTATATATGTCCTGTCCAAAAGCTTTGTCTGAAGATATTTTGTTCAAATTTGGTCATCTaagttttttcctttaattttctaTCATTCATGAGAGATGTTAGAATTAGTTCTATTTCTTGTGACATGATTTGCTAGGTGGAGAGATCCATACATCTTCCTTCTATTGTTTGTCTCTAAATGAA
It encodes:
- the LOC117913940 gene encoding probable uridine nucleosidase 2, coding for MAEPKKIIIDTDPGIDDAMAIFVALQSPEVDVIGLTTIYGNVYTTLATRNALHLLEIAGRTDIPVAEGSHVTITKGTKLRIADFVHGADGLGNQNFPPPAGKPIEQSAAAFLIEQAKLYPGKVTVVALGPLTNIALAIELDPGFSKNIGQIVLLGGAFAVNGNVNPAAEANIFCDPEAADIVFTSGADILAVGINVTHQVVLTDADREKLAQSNGKFAQYLCKILEVYFSYHRDAYNTKGVYLHDPTALLAAVNPSLITYTEGVVRVQTSGITRGLTLFYNKQKRFAEVTEWTDKPTVKVAVTVDAPAVVKLVMDRLIDS
- the LOC117914157 gene encoding uncharacterized protein LOC117914157: MNLPPPPPLSSSSSSTSTSKLQNKWSPAPADLKMDRRKKQRPRNPLKDLNHVATTISSTNSSSSSSQSIEVPRGCLRFLLSNSSSSKSPRYRPKALSKTPKSAPNARISKPSKSKPRKENIPKRAVGDELHKPKKNPPCLYQWQSRGPHKTKPNANSDKISSGSEDLKQKGCLVRGVDEAGEAIQASLRGVADENSTPVSKLPSGSSLDFAFDKAVEENSNGSNNKTPPVQPSVSPEIQCGSSLMAITPACYGAGHVLSGVTDKRKCRARGILTIGENHMLSFDKCKAFDNDVQSGVGSVDDSRVSVVPLPTEASMHWLLSPQGKKDENLKEGSENPCGRLALSPSPLSDMCNFSDKTTNTITSSSSIDRRSRKSLLSPNGLHEFQGFPGSLSDYMVGCSSLSPLHVTPCCKAQEEIKYRYSLVEESTPISMRTDSLGSGNVIQTPQSDSSSDRHAGSTLLNADVCKDRQFESELDSLAEVLQMTSFSPKSHISMWDPSGLSSQFDQLPTPYNSIDLSRLQKTLERASWNSSSTLENVSHSQMRISWREGLISRIFEMDELDCCRCLSDEEEDANGCSDDQLKSHLSPGLNVDVGNDQILTADFGSSKFLDCKPGADRKGKEKLLPQRPIACAESVSTDGGGLVASGDSDWTLCYKNHLFEE